GACCCTCAGACCTCTGTTCTTAGCCTCTCATATGGCAACTTACAACTCACCTCGCAGTTGACCTATGGCTTTGATGCTATTGCATGGTCATCAGAAGAGAGACCAAATGAATCTACTTCTGCAGTTGCGTTACTTCTTGACAACGGAAATCTGGTAATAAGAGACAAAGTGAATAGTTCATTGTTGTTCTGGCAAAGTTTCGATCGACCATATGGTACAGTGCTACCTGGAGCACGGCtaggatataataataataacatgATCATTAGTAGCGAGGCTAGAAATAATGTTTCTTGTTTCCTTTCTTCTAACCTGGAGAGGAGTACACACCAAAGAAGAAGGTTTACTGTCTCCACTTCTTACAGCTATTATCCCCGCACCTATTATCCCGGCGCCTATTATTACATCAGTTCTATTACGACCACTTATTCTGACACTTTCCCGAGCTGGATGGATATTCATGAAGATGAAGAATCTTGGTTTTTGTCCAACAATTCACATGTATATGTACAGTTGCATCCTGATGGTACTGTCACTGCTGCTAAACTATGGGGTTGTGGGACTGTGTTGTGGTCTGCTCAAGATTCCAGGCAGGAAAAACCAGTATGCAAGCAAGAAATATTGTATACCAAGAAAGAGAAGTCATATCCAAAGATTAAAATCGTTGTTCTAATTACAGTGATGGGTGTGTTAACCGttatgcttgtttgtcttgttcttTTCTGGAGAAGGAGAAACAAGCCATCCCTGGAACTATCAATGAGTTCCAATAGCGGCCTCAAGATCTTTTCAAACATGCAAATAAAGAAGGCAACGAAGAATTTCTCCGAAAAACTTGGAGAAGGGGGTTTCGGCTGTGTTTACAAGGGGGAATTGGCAGGTTTCTCTCTAGTGGCAGTCAAAAATCTAAAAAGCATCGGACAAGGGGAAAAGGAATTCCGAGCAGAAGTACAGACAATTGGCATAATTCACCACATCAATATTGTCCGGTTATTTGGTTTTTGTGCGGAAGGGCTGAAAAGGGTTCTGGTATACGAGTACATGGAGAATGGTTCTTTGAGTTCTCATCTGTTTTCAAAGAGTTCGGCCGTATTAACCTGGGATCTCCGGTACCATATTGCACTTGGAACTGCAAGAGGCTTGGCTTATCTCCATGAGGAATGTAAAGAATGCATTATACATTGTGACATGAAGCCAGACAATGTACTTCTTGATGCAGAGTTCTGCCCCAAGATTGCGGACTTCGGCATGGCCAAGCTTCTAGGTCGAGATTTCAGCAGGGCTTTGACAACAATGCGAGGGACCATTGGATATCTTGCACCGGAGTGGATATCGGGGTTACCGATCACACATAAGACTGATGTTTACAGCTATGGCATGATGCTTCTTGAAATCATATCTGGTCGAAGGAACTCAGAGAAAATTAAGGAAGGAAAGTTCACATACTTTCCCATCTTTGCGGCAATCAAGGTGAATGAGGGAGATGCTATGTGTCTGCTGGACAGTAGGTTGGAAGGCCAGGCAGATGGAGAGCAGCTGAGCAGAGCTTGCAGAATTGCATGCTGGTGCATTCAAGATGCTGAGGATGACAGGCCGATGATGGGACAAGTTGTTCACATGCTGGAGAATGTCATGGATGTCGAAATCCCACCTACTCCAAGGTCACTTGAACACTATGTTGGCATGGAGGATTGCTCATACTAACTTGTTCTAAATTCTACATGTTTGTTGGATAGGCCGGCCTTAGTTATAATGCCCATTAGTCTATGTTTctgtttattttttgaagtttagtGGAACACAGAAATATATATGTGGTCTGTCCTGTAGTTTCAATAAAGCACACATGTCTTCACTTTATACTTTGTTGCACAACTTTTTGGCTAGTCTTGGAGGTTTGTTTGTATTTATGTTTTGATTTTAGAAGGATTCGAGGTTTGTTTGTATGTACGTATGTCATCCACCTGATTACAAGGTTAAGATGTGCATCATCGTCTGCCTTCTGTTTCTTCTGAATTTCATCTGACTGACCGCGTACTCTGGTTTTGGAAAAGCAAGCAGAGTACTCTGTTTTTGGAAAAGGAAGCAGAGTACTCTGTTTTTGGAGTTCCAGCCCTCTTGTTACTCTCTGCTATATTAACCGCTAAAAAAGAATTTTACGTATGATAGAAATAGGCATGTGTCAATGTGTTGTCTAATAGCTGCTCGAGCTGAGCAAACTTCATTTGGGCATTCTGTTTATATGTCACCTGAATCATTATAATTTTTTATGAAAATCTGTCGACTAGTATATTCATGTTAAAGGGCATGCACTTTTACAATATCAGAGCGTAAACTTTCCATGCATTATTTTCTTGGTATCGTCAGTTTGAAAGTGCAAAAGAGATGAGCGGTTCGGCCGGCGGTCCGTGCGGCTGCCTGGGGAAAGAGATGAGCTGGAAGAAGTAGAAGGGCCGCACGCCGTTGGATTTGCAGCCGACGTCCCAAAACAATCGACTGGCCCTAATAATTCAAAAAGCAGTCTGACTTACCTGTAGTCACGCCCTCATATTTTTTTTCAGTTTTAGACGCTTTGCTGATAATAATATACAGTCTGTGTAGAGATGGCACTTTCTGTTTTTACAACTGAACTTGTGATCGTTCATATGTGCATGCTGGCGGATATTTTCACCATGTGCGTGGGAGTGTTACATTGAGAAGATTGCATTCAGTATTTGTGCGGTCCATCAACACTTTTTTTCTCAACTCTACTCAAAATACTCATGAACTCAacttgagatggcaacattttacaCGTACAAGTGATTTATTTTTCCTTCAAACATCCAGGAATGAATCAAAATCTTGTTCGTGTCCACCAATATGCACGGTGATTTGAAACCAACCTGCTATTTGGTTCCAGGCCAAGTCATTCCATGCAGCAATACTCAACATTCTTTCTTTTAGACCAAGGCATTGCAGAAATTCAACGAACCAAGCAAACTCAGACTTTGAGCAGGGCACACCCATTCTTTTAGGCATGCACATTGCAGTGACAGGGATGTTCGGAGGTTTGAACCTAGTCAGTACCTAAAAGTTCATAGCCTGGAATACATGCATAGCTTTCAACATGGCGTCAAGCAAAAACATCTGCGGAGGTTTCAGAGACTTTCCTTGCTACTCCCGNNNNNNNNNNNNNNNNNNNNNNNNNNNNNNNNNNNNNNNNNNNNNNNNNNNNNNNNNNNNNNNNNNNNNNNNNNNNNNNNNNNNNNNNNNNNNNNNNNNNNNNNNNNNNNNNNNNNNNNNNNNNNNNNNNNNNNNNNNNNNNNNNNNNNNNNNNNNNNNNNNNNNNNNNNNNNNNNNNNNNNNNNNNNNNNNNNNNNNNNNNNNNNNNNNNNNNNNNNNNNNNNNNNNNNNNNNNNNNNNNNNNNNNNNNNNNNNNNNNNNNNNNNNNNNNNNNNNNNNNNNNNNNNNNNNNNNNNNNNNNNNNNNNNNNNNNNNNNNNNNNNNNNNNNNNNNNNNNNNNNNNNNNNNNNNNNNNNNNNNNNNNNNNNNNNNNNNNNNNNNNNNNNNNNNNNNNNNNNNNNNNNNNNNNNNNNNNNNNNNNNNNNNNNNNNNNNNNNNNNNNNNNNNNNNNNNNNNNNNNNNNNNNNNNNNNNNNNNNNNNNNNNNNNNNNNNNNNNNNNNNNNNNNNNNNNNNNNNNNNNNNNNNNNNNNNNNNNNNNNNNNNNNNNNNNNNNNNNNNNNNNNNNNNNNNNNNNNNNNNNNNNNNNNNNNNNNNNNNNNNNNNNNNNNNNNNNNNNNNNNNNNNNNNNNNNNNNNNNNNNNNNNNNNNNNNNNNNNNNNNNNNNNNNNNNNNNNNNNNNNNNNNNNNNNNNNNNNNNNNNNNNNNNNNNNNNNNNNNNNNNNNNNNNNNNNNNNNNNNNNNNNNNNNNNNNNNNNNNNNNNNNNNNNNNNNNNNNNNNNNNNNNNNNNNNNNNNNNNNNNNNNNNNNNNNNNNNNNNNNNNNNNNNNNNNNNNNNNNNNNNNNNNNNNNNNNNNNNNNNNNNNNNNNNNNNNNNNNNNNNNNNNNNNNNNNNNNNNNNNNNNNNNNNNNNNNNNNNNNNNNNNNNNNNNNNNNNNNNNNNNNNNNNNNNNNNNNNNNNNNNNNNNNNNNNNNNNNNNNNNNNNNNNNNNNNNNNNNNNNNNNNNNNNNNNNNNNNNNNNNNNNNNNNNNNNNNNNNNNNNNNNNNNNNNNNNNNNNNNNNNNNNNNNNNNNNNNNNNNNNNNNNNNNNNNNNNNNNNNNNNNNNNNNNNNNNNNNNNNNNNNNNNNNNNNNNNNNNNNNNNNNNNNNNNNNNNNNNNNNNNNNNNNNNNNNNNNNNNNNNNNNNNNNNNNNNNNNNNNNNNNNNNNNNNNNNNNNNNNNNNNNNNNNNNNNNNNNNNNNNNNNTTTTTTTTATCTCTACTCGTGCTAAAAAAACAATGATAAATGAACAAGTAATTAAGTAGGACATTCCAAATATTTGCTCTCATGCTAGATTTAATTAACTTTGACAAGATACATAGAAACAGTTGCTGAAACTCTAATGGAAGGGATATCACAATACATCATGTAATTCAACTTGTGTTACCTTGTATGAGTGCGTTTTATGTTGCTTACAACTAGATAAAACGAGGATACACCTTTGGGCAACCATCTTCATTGGTAAGCTAGATGGATAACATCAATGAGTGTATCAACGTTCATGCTCGAGGATGAGCAAGGTTTAAGATTGGGATGTTGATAAGTTGATTTTGTGTCATGTTTTAGAGCCTATTTGGTCCATATTTTTGTGTCAAAATCTCTCATAGCATATCCATGTACCGATTCTCATTTCCGTTTTGAATAATTTATATTTTTTGTGCATATTGTTGAGATCATTGCATAATCTTTAGTTTTTCTTTGGTTTTGTTGCTTCTATATGTGTATTGGAACTCACATGGATTTAACACAATGAACGGGATCACGTTGGGGCTAGACCAGAGGAATTACAAACACCAGATACATGCCTCTCTTGGAGTTTGACAAAATGACATTAGTCAAGAAGCCTAAATTGACAATCTAGTGCCATGAGGTTATCGGGCTTGTTCATACGAATCCAACAAGGCCAAAATGCCCAACCGGAATTCGTATGAGGCAATGGCGACCAAAATACGGAACACCACACGTAGTTCTAGAAGAGAAGACAACACGATGTACGAGCATCCCGCACTTGTACCAGGTGATCTGGGTTGCGGATTTGACTGTAATTTCCATGATTCTTCACTGATTTGATCCCTGTTTATTCCCACACGATCCTTTGACATTAAGGAAGGCATTAGCAGAGGATGGAACTCCTCTGGAGCCCTTGAATCAAAGGATATGAGGAGGATCCACGGAAGAGACACATGGagcctggctatatatatatacctcCAACCCTAGCTGCTAACTCTCATTCCCCATGTGTCGTCACATATGCATCTCGAGCTGGCACACCTCCATTTGTTCAACAAGACCGTCTTACCGCCATAGACGAAGGGTCAAtacaaggaagaaggaagaaggaaggagtCTCTGCCAACGCCCTACACCAGTCGGAGGGCCGATGCTATCTGCACTGGCACTGTCATGCCTCTCTCT
This portion of the Triticum dicoccoides isolate Atlit2015 ecotype Zavitan chromosome 7A, WEW_v2.0, whole genome shotgun sequence genome encodes:
- the LOC119327582 gene encoding G-type lectin S-receptor-like serine/threonine-protein kinase At2g19130, with amino-acid sequence MDIHEDEESWFLSNNSHVYVQLHPDGTVTAAKLWGCGTVLWSAQDSRQEKPVCKQEILYTKKEKSYPKIKIVVLITVMGVLTVMLVCLVLFWRRRNKPSLELSMSSNSGLKIFSNMQIKKATKNFSEKLGEGGFGCVYKGELAGFSLVAVKNLKSIGQGEKEFRAEVQTIGIIHHINIVRLFGFCAEGLKRVLVYEYMENGSLSSHLFSKSSAVLTWDLRYHIALGTARGLAYLHEECKECIIHCDMKPDNVLLDAEFCPKIADFGMAKLLGRDFSRALTTMRGTIGYLAPEWISGLPITHKTDVYSYGMMLLEIISGRRNSEKIKEGKFTYFPIFAAIKVNEGDAMCLLDSRLEGQADGEQLSRACRIACWCIQDAEDDRPMMGQVVHMLENVMDVEIPPTPRSLEHYVGMEDCSY